The Prinia subflava isolate CZ2003 ecotype Zambia chromosome 6, Cam_Psub_1.2, whole genome shotgun sequence genome contains the following window.
ACCAGGGGGGGACACAGGAGGTTTTCCTCACTGGGGACTCCTGGAAGCCTCCAGCACAGGATTAAGGCTGCTTTCCACAGGCAGCTTTAGTGAGCTTGTGGTTTGGTGCTTtattttctcactgaaggtTGGCAAAGTGTCCTCCTTTATTTCTGGCTCTGACAGGGGTTGCTTGTTCTCTGCAGGACTCTCTAGCTGAAGTTGAGGAGAAATACAAGAAGGCTATGGTGTCAAATGCTCAGCTGGACAATGAGAAAACCAACTTCATGTACCAAGTGGACACCCTGAAGGATGCGCTcttggagctggaggagcagctggcagaaTCCAGGAGGCAGTATGAAGAGAAAAGTAAAGTATGTAAATAGCTCTGGCATGGGAAATAACAGGGAGAGATTTGGAGAGGGGTAGAGATCTTTGGGAGGAGGCAGCTAAATTATTACTCAAGATTTCAACCAAGTAGCTGGTTTAATGAATATGAAGTGGAATACCAATTTGTTGTGTACTTGTGATCATAGAAATGAGAATTTTCCCTAAGCCATTTCTGAAGAAGGGGAGAAATGTTGTAGCTGGTAAAGGCTACATTGATACTATCACATCACATCTCCTTTTCTATTCCATCTCTAAAGTAAATTCATGTGGTTTGTCCATAGGGACTTCTGGAGCACTTTTACACACAAAGATGTCTCCAGGCAGCCTGTGGGAGAATTGTGCTGTTCAGACAATTCAAGCAGCTCCACGGTTAAATGTTGAATTAAGTTTTACATTCATTTAGGAGCTGACAGTGATTTGGtgttaaataataaaactgGGGCTTATGTTTTCAAAACTGCCTTCTTGTAGCTTGGGGCATTTGACTACACCCCACTTCAAAACACAGTTCCTGAAAGATACAgtgtggtttttcctttttacataAAGTCCAGCTGAGTTTCAGTTCATGGCCATGTGGGAAGAGTGGGTTAAATTCCCATCGATTCATCTGTGCAGTCTGAAGGACTGGAGTGTAAAAGCTCTTCAACCTGCTGCTCAGCTTATGAGATGGGCTAAATGATGTCTGTCATGTCAGTGTTTAGTGCAATAATAGCATCTTGGAAAAAGGACAAACTCGATAAAAATTGCACTCTTGTGGGATTGTGATTAGAGGGATATTCAAGAATTACATTGCAGTaagcattttctttgtgtttgggcttattttcctctttttgatGGGGTGCTATTTTTGATTAATAATAATCTTGTGAATATTCCATTATTCACAGGAATTTGAGAGGGAGAAGCACGCTCATAGCATATTGCAGTTTCAGTTCATGGAAATCAAAGAGGCTTtgaagcagagagaagaaatgctTGCAgtaagtaacttttttttttttaatggcttctTTGATTGTACATTCCCAAGTAGCAGTAGAGTGGAGAATATGAGGCATGGAGAATTTTATTCCAAATTCAAGTTACTCACCAGAAGAAATGTTACTGTTTCAGGCCAGACAGGTTCAGAGCTGACTAATGCAAATATTACTTTCCTAAGCATTATCTTATTCTTCCTAAGTATTGCATTTTGGACTGCTGTTTGTGGAGATGCAGAGGAAAATAACAGAACTGTGTAACTTGTTCTAAGTCGTGTTGTGGGTAATAAGATTGTCCTCAGGAGCACAGGTTCAGCTGGGATGTCAGAAACTGTGCATTGTAGATACTCATTTACTTTAGCACCTGGCTTTTTTCATTCTCTGGCCTCACTGCAATCTTGGCCTTCCTTGTTAACCTGTTACCTGCTTTCTGTCTTCTTGTTTTGCTCCTGCCCCTCAGGAAATCCAACAGCTGcaacagaaacagcagagcTATGTCAGGGAAATTTCCGATCTTCAGGAGACAATAGAgtggaaagacaaaaaaataggGGTAGGACTTGTCAGCTCCTGCAATGTGTTCAGAGTGACACTGTCATTCCCCACCTGATCCTGCTTTTGTAAAACCCCATGGATAAAACCCTCCCTCGTGCCTTTGCTTGGTGTGGCTGTCCTATGATGTTGCCAGTGAAGTAGCAAATAGCAAGTGTTGTGTTTGGCCAGTACCTTAAAATCCAAGGAAAACCTAGCAGCTGGTGTGCTTTCAAACCAAGGGTAATTGATTTGCTGTGCTGCACCATTTGCATTTGCCATATGGGGAGAGGAAATGCTATTTATAATGCAATTCCATCAGCACTGAGTTTTCGCTTATTCACATTTAATCTGCGGACTGAGCAGAAACTGGAGTGGGGTAAAGAGGTAGTGCAGCTATTTATAGGCTGTTGGGATGAAAGTCTCCCTTGCTTCTCATCCCTTCCCACCACCTCTTATCACAGCCACATGGAAACCCactctggttttcttttccagttgaACACTGAAAGGcttcctgagcagagcaggagaaagaaaTCTGGCAGCTTGCCCATGTTTGTGATGTCCAACAATTTGTAGCAGCTTCAAACTGAACATTGTCTAATTTTTTTGAGTTGTTCTATTTGTACCTATATAGAAATACTGGGAGGGGAGAGTTCAGTAGCCAAATATGCATTTGCACATGGTGCATCCCAGACTAAGGATGACTTAATGGCAGctttcaaattaattaaaatgtaaaataaaaagtctCCTGAAATCCAACGGGCCTAATTCTGTGCCCTTCCATTACCACATGGGAATGGCATGATGTCTTCAGTGTGCTTGCTAAAGCAATGTGGGCATGGATTAGTTTGTCTAGCAGACAAGAATAAAAAGTGGACCCTCATTTGAGGGACTCCTAATGAAGAATTGGGCTCTGAATGTCTTTGGCAGGAAATCTTGGTTCTTGAAGAAGCTGTGCCTTTCTTGGATTTGAAGTTTCTCTCTCTGCATGCAAACTCAGTCCTGTAATCTGTAAACTTGACCTTTTTCATCTGTGCCTCTTCCATCCCCTGAGTATCTTAAATCTGCTCATTTTTGTCTACATTTGCTTTTCACGGCCTTTACTTGtctcccttcctttcttcaCATCTCCTCGCCCTCTGTCTGTGTTGGGAACTCAGGCACTAGAGAGGCAGAAAGATTTCTTTGATTCCATAAGGAGTGAGCGGGATGACCTTAGAGACGAAGTGGTTGTGCTGAAGGAGCAACTGAAGGTATGCAAgaggaataaaagaaatttatatTCATCTGCTGACCCTTCCCCCCTGTACGTTTGGGCAGAAAAATTAAGTCTAGCTCAGTAGCAATAGCTCAATTTTCATGTTGCCTATAAATTGCCATTTTTCAGGGGTTTTGAATATAAAGTCCTTTCCCCTACTATTGATTGTGAGTTCTTAGTGTAGACTGGAGTATAAAGAAGGTTTTTTGTAGGAGACACTTCTGTGAGGAACATCTTATGCAGCagatttatgttaaaaaaaaccaaaagagcTGGGATCACATGCTTTCTGTCAGAGTGGCTGAACTGAGAACTGCAATATCTGTTCTCCTTCCTGACTCCCAGCCATATTTAATGGAATGATTGAAGCAATTGTTTATTCAGAGTATCTTGGACAAGAGCACTTGACAATCCTTCCCTTTCCGAGCAGCAGGCTCTAAAGCATTGCTTTTGCTTCCCACAGAAACATGGAATAATCCCAGACTCTGATATAGCCACCAACGGGGACACCTCAGACATTCTGGATAACGAAGGACACTTGGATTCTTCCCGACCTGCTCCAGGCACCACTCAGGCATTAAagccaggaggggaggggatgcTAGGTAAGTGCTGTGTGTCctctcagcccctcctgcctgtcTGTCCTTCATTCAGCCACCTTGCTTGGGTGGGGCAGTTGTGAGTGGGACAGTTAACACCACGCAGCATGCTCCTTGTCCAATCTCTCCTGTGCTTTTCCCTGCTTCGTGTTGATTTTGGCTCCCAGTGTGTCGTGCAGGGCAGACTTCACTTCCCCTGCAAGGTGACAAAGGATGGGAATACAAATAGGACATTGCAGATAAGGAGCAGTCATTCACATCGCCGTTTAAACCCTGAATTGCAAAATTGTCCCAGGATAATCCTACTGCTGCTCAGTATTTTTCAGGACACACCTTAaataatcaggggaaaaaaaggcattttggtTTTCTATAAAGAGTTTGTATGTTGGTTCATTGATACCCCTGAGAACTCTGCTtgaacagcagtgctgggctctgccaaaGCACACCAAAGGataaattctttatttctctgctaTTGAACTCTTTAAATTAACACTTCTGTGTCTTCACTCGTTACACTGACACTTAAATTCAAAGGATATAATTGATGTGGACAGCGCTAGGAAGGAGAAATCTGGTTGGCAAAACCCCTTCATGCTTTTATGTGGTGAATGGCCATTAGAGAACTATTGTACTCATGTAAGGAGAGAAAGTGATATTTTTTGGTTTgtcggattttttttttgttctaaatgAACATACTAATAAATAGCTGCAGGCAGCCAATTGTTGAAAGTGCAGGTTCTCTTGCTTTGAGCGTTTGGCTGCTTTTTCATCActcagtttctgaaaacaatgTGAAACACCAAAAACCAAGGTAAgggtgtatttttaaatgtaacatGTTTTCTTACGTCTCCTaaccctgtttttttttttaagaatagaTACAGCATAGACCCAAAAACTAACAACAAACACTATTGTTTTAATGTCTGttgcttttaaatataaatcGAAGGGAAACTGTtacaacaaaaataactttaaaagaACCACAGAAGTCCTCACCCATTTGGGTGGCTGAAATAAGGGGCACAGATTACCTGAGCTTTGATCTGTGTTGAGAGGTCTGAACAGCCAAATCATTTGCTTGCCAATCAGATTTTACATTCAGTGTCCATCACGTGCACTGATGATGCCTGtctgagatttttaaaagcaaaatattactGAATAATCCTTCATGATTCCATTGTAACAGCATCAGACCCCTGCATGGATAGAGGGGCGTCAGGGTTAAAGTTGTAGAGAGAATTGCTGAGGAGAAGCAGTCCTTAGAGGCCCTTCTGCAGGTATTGCTGTTAAATTGCACTGCTTCAACCCGTTGTTCTCCTCTGCCAAAGCTGTCATTCCCACAGCCAAGAGCAGAGAGCTCCTCCTTTACAAAAACACCAGCCAGCACCAGAGACTTCTTGCTTTGAGAGGGTGGTGGTGAGTTTCACTGATCAACCCCCTGGATCCTTACTAATTCAATCGCTGCTTTGCCTCACAAAATTGGCAAAAGCTGATCTTTTATTAACCCGTTCTTCTCGTTCTGTCTGCCGGGTTTTAAGTGGGGAGGTAAGTGCTGTGGTGTGGCCCCCTCAACTTTCTCAATGGTCTTTTAGGCAAAGCCAATGAAGTGGAgatgaaaaatgagattttggaggatgtggggaaaagagaaatcttGCAGAATACTGAGCATGAGGAACACAAAGAGGagtctgaggaggaggaggaagcacaGCCATTGCATGCTGCTGAAAATGCAAAGGCAGAACACATGGTTGAAGAACGGGACGCCCCGCCAACAGTGATGATCCCAGAGAGTAGGTGTGCAGAGCAAGGCCAAAGCCTCACAGCACCTGTGTCAGGGAGCGCTTCCTCcaacagtgacagtgacacagatGGCTTGGGAGAGGTCACAGAGTCCAGGGGCACGGCAGTCCAGCAGCCTGAGAGTACAGAGGCTGAACGGACAAATGAGAACTTGGAGCTGGGCTCTCCACAAGGCCACCAGATTTTTGAGACTCCTCAGGAAATGTTTTGTGACTCAGGTACAGAGCAGGAAGTGGGAGAAGCTGCACCCAACCAGGAAGAACAAGAGGATCTGGTTTTAAGCAGCCATTCCCTGAGTGATAATGAAATGGCTGAAGGCTCTGACAGTACAAGTGAGAGCAGTGAGTTGGTTTCTAACCAGGCAGGGCTACCTGAGGGAGCAGTGGCAGGCTTGCTTAGGGAGGAGGGAAATGTGGAGAGTTCCACTCCAGGGGAAGCCCAGCACTCAGAAGAAAGTGCTGAAAACAAGGCTGCAAATGTCCTGGAGGAAAAGTTTGTTGACTGCACTGATGGAAAAAGTGACAAAACAGCAGATGACAGAGCTGAAGAAGAAGATGAGGCTGGGAACACAGTTCAGGGTCTGCCTAGGGAAACTGAGTCTGTGGGTTtgcaggggacagagccacATGAAAGGGATGTCCCAGCAGAGGCACTTGAAAAGGAAGGTGGAGAACATCAGGCACCCATCCAGCCCGCTTCTTCAGAGGACAGTCCTTCAGCACCCCCAGAGGAACCAAGTACACAGGGTAAAACTGAAGATGAAATGGCTACAGCTGAGAAAGATGGACAGAAGGAAGAATTGATGGAAGAGCTGGAGAAGCGTTCAGGTTCTACTGAAGCAGGCGAGCAAGGTGTGGCATCTGTGGAGACAGGAGGCTGCATTCCCAAGGGAATGGGAagtgagctgcagcaggcacagccaggaacaGAGGCGGAGACAGAGGTGACCACTCAGGAAACCCATTTAGACCCGAGCCTTTTAGGTGATGAAATTAAGAAGTCAGGATTGGAAACAGGGGATGAGGCTGAGGAAGGACAGGAGAGTAGGATGGAATGGGCAGAAGATTTGAATCCAAAGGTAGAGGTTCAAACAAGTCAGTGCAGTGAAGAAATGGCAGGTGGtccagaaggagagaaaaacattCCTTTAGAGGGGGAAGTGCAGAAGGTGGTTAAACAAGCAGAAGGTGAATGTAAAGAGGAGTCAGGTGTAGGTGTTACTGCAGCTACTGAAAACAAAGCCAGTaaagaaacactgaaagaaaatgagcaaGAGGTGGAGCTTGCAGACCACCCTGGTGGGGAATTTGCTTCTGAGGAAGGTGTAAGTAATGCCCTGGCACAGAAGTCTCTGCAGAATGACGACATTAGTGAACAAGTTACACTGGAGGAAGATGTAAATAATTCCCTGGCACAGGAACCTGTGCAGGATGAAAACATTGGTGTACAAGTTAAATTGGAGGAAGGTGTAAATAATTCTGTGGCACAGGAACCTGTGCAGGATGAAAACATTGGTGTACAAGTTAACTTGGAGGAAGGTGTAAATAATTCTGTGGCACAGGAACCTGTGCAGGATGAAAACATTAGTGTACAAGTTAAATTGGAGGAAGGTGTAAATAATTCCCTGGCACAGAAGCCCGTGCAGGACGACAACATTAGTGAAGAAGTGAAATTGGAGGAACAAGCAGAGGAGAGCCTGGAAGATGATGGTGATGCATTTGATTTCGATGAAGAGTCAAATCAAATACTAGAATCTGATGAAAAATGTGATGGAGATGAAGCTGATACACAAAGAGAAGAGGGTGATGGAGCAAATGGTGCTGCTGGAAAAACTGCCCACACGGacaaagctggagagggaacagACAAAATGGAAACCAAAGATGCTTTGACCAAAGGTGAAGTCCTGCAGCATAAAAAAGATGAACCTGAAGGAACAGGGTGCTTGCAAGGGGAAGCGTCAGGGAAAACTGATGTGGAGGAAGATGAAATCAAAGTATCAGATTCTAGTAAACTGGGAAAATTACAGGATGAAGAAGTTTTGGAACAGGTTTTGGAAAGTGCTTTCATTAAGAGGGCTGAAAGCAGGGAGGATTTGCAGGCTGGCAGAAGGAGTAAGGGTAGATCCAGAGATGACTGTACCATCTCCTGAGTTCAGAATCTCAAACCTACGTGAGTTCCATGCCCTGTGACCAGTCCCAGGACACAAACATGCACTTTGCACAAGACATCAGACCTTGGAATACCCTTAGAGCTTTGTCTTTGTAGGTAACTCAGCCTAAAGCATGGATATGGTAATGATGCAAGTATGGTAATGATGCTCTTGTGTTGTACCCAGCCACAAGAAATCGAGACTGTCTCGGGTTGAAAGCTTATCACCTTGTGAGGAAGCTTCACAACTTGACCATTCAAACTATTATGCAATTAAAGTACCTCTAGTGTGGATAGCTGCTCCTGGGGATTtctacaggatttttttttattattctagCCTAGTTGATCAATATCTTGAATGCACATTGGGCCTTTGTGAACTTATGCACATTATGCTTACTTGTACTTCAATCTACAGCAAGCACATTAACTCTTCATGAAGGAACTCAGCCAGATCACCAGTTTCACTGATGGTGAAACTTCTTTCAGAATGATTAAAGCCTATGAACCaatctcttatttttttaacatgaagaaaaaagatattttcattCCACTTTGTGTGTATTTCTTACATGGTCATATTCCAAAATACAGTTAGATCACTGTGAATCTGCTTAGTCTGAGCACTTTGGAAGAGCAATGCACAGTTTGGAGAAAGTGCAACATACAGGTCTTAGTTTGCTGAAAGgaataaatatatacatgtttACTTCATCCAGGCACTTTGCCACTACCACAGTAGGCCTTTTACACCATGTCTTGCatggtgtttttattttttccagagaaagtGTCAATACACAGTGTAATGTGTGCTTAGGTTTGCTATCAAGTACTGTCAGATATCAATAtataaaatatctatttttccaagaaaaatttttgtttaaaatttgcttattgcattatatattttttgCAAACTCTGATTCTGAAAGAATGTTTTTATCTCTGAAACAAATCTTATCTCTTCCCTTCTGAAAAGAAGATAACTTTGCATGTCTTAACTCTTGCTGGATATCAGACCAAAGAGGACTGTTGTTTTGTGTACTAGCCCCACTGTGGCTTTTGGAAAAGCTGGGTTGCTTTGAGTTGCTGGCATAAATTAGGCTCTTGGACTCCCTTGCTGTATTTCCTCTTGCATCTCTGCTAGTGCTTGGGAAGAGAGCATGTTTTGCAtatataaatattcatttaaagTGTTAAGCAGTGCATGTCCCAAGGGAATGCAGATCGAGGGGGGTTCGAGGGGGGGTTCGGGCTGTGGAAGGCTGAGTTTGTGTTGATGTTACAAAGTTGTCAGAGCGCAGACAGACTGCAAAATTGGAAGATGTATATCAAAATGTACTGCTgtatataatttaaataaacatattttatacTTTAAAATACCTGTCCAGAGCACTGTTTCTAAACCTGCACAAGGAGTTATTTAAACCTGTATCATTTCAACAccatttttctgcagctgttgtTCAATTTATTACCTTGTGCTACGTAGCTACAAGAGCCATCTCCCTAGGACTGGGCAGCCTCGGGGTTTGAGCACCTTGAATATGTGATGGCACCTTAACTGTAGAGCTCTAACAGGTCTGTAACCCTGTAACTCCTTTCATGTGGCTTCTCTCCAACTTACAGCAGATCCACCGTGGTTTCTGTAAGTATTGGCAGTTGTTCCTAAGGGTTTACTCTAGATGCTAATCCAAAAAGTCATAGATCTTATAAGCATTTCTTATTAGCATGTAGCAGTGTTTATTTAAAGATTTGGCTGTGCTATACTCTCAACAGTAATATGTGGTTTAATGTTGGAAGTGGGTTTTAATTGGTAAATAGACTTAAACAGATCATTAAGTGGTCTTACCGGGCTTCACCTGTACTGTGGATGGATCTATCAGAGTCAAATTAGGCAACGTGCCATTATATCCCGTGTTTCTTACGAGttcatttctgattttcacTAGTTTTTCCACTTCCAAAGAAAAGACAGCATCTTTAAGAGAATTCCTTTTTAAAGCCATATCACAGGAGCAGAAACACCTCCAATCTTACCTGTCCATGCACCAGCTTGGATCCCACTCCCAGTGTAACTGGGAACAAGACCATGGAGAGGCAGTGCAGCGTAGCTGTTGTGCCAGAAATCCACCCTGGAATGTTGAAAACGAGAATGTGACCCAAGGATGAATCTTTGTCTTCCAGAATAACCCCAAATGCTCGCTGGGTTTTCTGGTCATCACCTAGTGGCACATAAATGCTGTAGCCCAGGTCTGTGCATATCAGAGCTAGCCTGAAATCCTTTCAAAAGCAGTATCTCAAGAAACTTACTTGATAAAAAAGGGGAATAAATAGTGCAAAGGTCTTGGTCAATATCTTCTTTGCTATAGAGAAGAACAGTCCTCCTGTGCTCCTCAAAAGCAGTACTGCAAGCTGGTGTCTTCCAAATCCTGTGCTGTTCCTGGCAGCACCCCTCTTCTGAGAAAGACAGGAAAGCATTTTCTCATCATCCAAAATAGATGGACAGATCTGGAGAAGGAGCATTGCCCAACCTGCTTCTGACAGCTGGATTCTTGCAGGCTGTTCTGAATAGCTGCTTGGGGCTGGGATTTCATGGGATGTCTTTCCATCCTCCAAGACCAGTTTATCCCTTTCATTTACATCATGGTTCATTATTTCCTGGGCCACACATCGTGTAAATCACACAGGTAAAACCAGCAGCCTCCCATCCCATGCTCCCCTCTTAGTGGAAAGCCATGGAGGATGGATGTGTGGCTGGTTTGGGAATGTTTGGGCCACTGGGGGGGCAGCACCTGAGTAAGCAATGCCTGGAGTCACCTGCAGTGCCGAGGCAGTGAGATCAGATCAGTCACTGGACttgggagctgtggcagcaccGTGCTCaccctgctgtgtcctgctcccTCACAGGCCCCATCTCCTCCTCGGCCTCTGTAAACTCTGTGGCCATGAACTGGTGCAGTGAGTACCCTGGGAATCACCTTCCCAAAGTGAAGTGAGGTGAATGTCACACTCTGATTATTCACTGGAGCATCTTTCTATGTGGAGTAAGGTTAATGACTGTTACAGATGAGAATTTTAATTAGCTGCTTCCTGTCCTGATTCAATAGACTGTTCTTTGCTGCCTGTTCTCAAGGTCCTCAGATTCGGTGGAAAAATATCTCGTAAATGCAAAATCAAGGTGACCCTGCAGAGTAAGTTTTCTGTGTTAATGTGGGGGTTTAAGATAAGTGAAACCCAAGAGGCCCTCATCTCGACAGGCAGAATATGAATGGCAATTTAAGCAAActaattttttccctgctgcctgcatgtCCCAATGGGGTGCACAGATGTCTGTAATGAGGGCAGAGAGAACTGAGGGTGAGATCAAACTTGACAGTTCACCCCAAAATGCATCCTTTTTGCAGGAAAAGGGCTTTGGGGAACCCAGTGTCCTTCCTCACTGGAAGCTGGAAGAGGTCTCCTTTCTTCAGGCAGGCAGGTTTCACCCCACAGCAGTGGTTGTGTTAATGAAAGTCACAACTAAATTATTTCCAGGATCAAAGTGTGTTACTTGGCCCTTTTGGAGTCAATACATTTGGGCTAATTTTGTAGTGGCCTAAAGGTTTCCTGCTGCACCAGTCCTCATTCTCTTTCCAATCCTTGGAACTCCATTTCTTAATCTTTGCTGGCCTGTAAATCCCAACACAGTCTCTTGAGTCCAAGTATCTCCAAGCTGTTTGCTGCTCTTGCTTTCTTCATTggcctttgtttttcttccatatCTTTCATCTTTTGCAGAATTTTTGTCTtaagttttctttccttcccataTAGATCTGTgaaattgttttattgttttgaaGGGGTTTATACTCAGAAATTTTGGTTGTGGGTGATATTTACCAAAAAAGTGGGTTCgggtcttttttgttttttcatatcAGTGCTCAGGTGAAACAATGTTGGGTGTGTTACAAAtggatgaaaaacaaaaagaatagGACTTCAGGAGGTTCAAAATTAATCCATAGATCTGCTGAACTGGGATCTCACGCTCAGATCTGTATTTGGGTATTGCATCAGAAGCCAAGGTAAAGGTTTTATTCCATGCTCTGGAGTGGGACTATATGGGGGGGTGTATTCCCAGGAGGGGAATGACATACTGTATTAATGTCTGCTGTACTTCCATTGGGAAGCCAGTTTCCACCATGACTTGATTCAATACAGACTCTTGATTCCCTTTAAGTGCGTGTgctaacaagaaaaaaaggaagaaccACAAGACTTTGGCCTTTTCAGGAGTTGTCATCAAAGaagaaatggtatttttaaagctcttcAAAAAACTTTGagtctctctctctcagcaGAATTTACCTGGTAAAAGCCCACCAGGCTCTTATGTGTAATTTACCTTGCTTTCCTAAGTTTAAGAAAAGATCTTTTCCTTGAGTGACCTTTGGATTTTAACCATTTGATCAGCAGGCCAGACCTCAGCTGTGGAGttgagctctgagcagcctgggctctgcactgctggcaAGGGAGGCCAGCTGAACAAACCTGCAGTGAGACCCAGCTGAGGTCAACAGATCCTCTCCTAATGGGTGCATTTGAATGTGATGTTGCAGCATGCTCCTGCCTGAGGTGTACCTGAACAAACGGAGCTTGTTAATTAATGAGGTCATTTGGGTGGTAAGAAAATGTGCTTTCTCACATTGCAGCCCTtaatggggaaggaaaaaaaggaaatgattTGGTTGCTTACTTTGTAGTTCTTTTTCCCAGCTGTCTCATTCTGTAGAGTGCACTTTATTAATGAAGGCTGCACATACCCATACTTCCAAGTCTAAATGTAGGACAACAGTTGTGCAGATTGTCCATTTCCTCTTGATGTTTGACCTGGAGAATTGactctgcagagaaaacaaTGTTTTACCAGACTGCTGCGttcaaaacacaaataatttgACGGGCCAATGTTTTTCTGGTCATAATGTTGGAGCTAAAATGTCACTGCCATGTAAAAGAAGGGAAGAGTTAAAAAGTGCTGAGAATGTGCTTAGCTGTGATTATAGGTGTTTACAGTATTGTCATTGTGTTAAACTGTCAAGATGTTGTGAGATTTTGTGTTGCAGTTGTGCTTGACCCTAGAGTTCTTGCATGCTAACCTAACGTAGAAGATTAGCCTCTTTGCATGCAGCTGGCTGCTGGGACAAGCATGTTCTGTGAGAATGCCATaactgccctggctgcagccccctcccagccccgtCCGGGCCTCGTGTCCTGTGGTACGTGCCCTCACTCCCCCTTCAGTAGCCACTAACCTGAACGGGTCAGGCTCGTGCCTCAGATGCGCTCCCCGTGCGCCGCTCGATCAGCCAGCTCTGACCTCTGCCTTTTCTCTTCCAGACAGGCTGAAAAAGCTCATCGATGAACGGGAGTCCTTGCTAGACCAGGTAATCACAGGGCGAGTGAAGAGCAGTAAATGGTTAAGGAAATGGAAATAGCCCACACACGAGGTgtagagcagcagtgctgtggtcaGGTTGCTCTTGCTGAGGACTTGCTGCCTTTTCTGGCCACTCTGTTCTTTCTCCAGAACATTCCTCCTGTATGTTAACTCAGGATACACAGAAGATATGACCCAGTGTGCCTCTTATTTATGAATAGTAATCCTTCAGATCGGCCAAGCCCAAGGGAAAAACAGGCATGGCTTGGAAATTGTAGAAGCAAATTTTCTTTCCGAGAGTAAGCCCTCCCCTCTGCTGGGTCTGTGGGTAAATGGGCCATTTGGAAAGGTTTGTTGGAGGAACTGCAGATGGGTAAAGAGCAATTAAAG
Protein-coding sequences here:
- the LRRFIP1 gene encoding leucine-rich repeat flightless-interacting protein 1 isoform X16, whose protein sequence is MYSPEGVRRAVGIFRGCSPSSGTQRRRGGAFREDAGGFRGRCAPSPGAPSALPRARLPLPARSPLRPRAAPGASGRAPPPQTAGAMDAAADCLSPAAQQQAEARLAAKRAARAEAREIRMKELERQQKEIYQVQKKYYGLDTKWGDIEQWMASDEDERMSVGSRGSLRASYYCDLGLPSNSYASTSQLSSQNGNWPSLLYSDALPARSYRASVYEESVYSGSRRYSAPSSRAPSEYSCYLGSGSRASSRASSARASPVIEERPEKDFEKGARTVSSLSAATLASLGGTSSRRGSGDTSISADTEASIREIKDIYELKDQIQDVEGKYMQGLKELKDSLAEVEEKYKKAMVSNAQLDNEKTNFMYQVDTLKDALLELEEQLAESRRQYEEKSKEFEREKHAHSILQFQFMEIKEALKQREEMLAKHGIIPDSDIATNGDTSDILDNEGHLDSSRPAPGTTQALKPGGEGMLGKANEVEMKNEILEDVGKREILQNTEHEEHKEESEEEEEAQPLHAAENAKAEHMVEERDAPPTVMIPESRCAEQGQSLTAPVSGSASSNSDSDTDGLGEVTESRGTAVQQPESTEAERTNENLELGSPQGHQIFETPQEMFCDSGTEQEVGEAAPNQEEQEDLVLSSHSLSDNEMAEGSDSTSESSELVSNQAGLPEGAVAGLLREEGNVESSTPGEAQHSEESAENKAANVLEEKFVDCTDGKSDKTADDRAEEEDEAGNTVQGLPRETESVGLQGTEPHERDVPAEALEKEGGEHQAPIQPASSEDSPSAPPEEPSTQGKTEDEMATAEKDGQKEELMEELEKRSGSTEAGEQGVASVETGGCIPKGMGSELQQAQPGTEAETEVTTQETHLDPSLLGDEIKKSGLETGDEAEEGQESRMEWAEDLNPKVEVQTSQCSEEMAGGPEGEKNIPLEGEVQKVVKQAEGECKEESGVGVTAATENKASKETLKENEQEVELADHPGGEFASEEGVSNALAQKSLQNDDISEQVTLEEDVNNSLAQEPVQDENIGVQVKLEEGVNNSVAQEPVQDENIGVQVNLEEGVNNSVAQEPVQDENISVQVKLEEGVNNSLAQKPVQDDNISEEVKLEEQAEESLEDDGDAFDFDEESNQILESDEKCDGDEADTQREEGDGANGAAGKTAHTDKAGEGTDKMETKDALTKGEVLQHKKDEPEGTGCLQGEASGKTDVEEDEIKVSDSSKLGKLQDEEVLEQVLESAFIKRAESREDLQAGRRSKGRSRDDCTIS